Within the Sphingobium baderi genome, the region CGTCCACCCAACATCAAACCGCGTTTACCGGCCTGCTAGCCCTTCCTTCGGGCGCAATGGCCGATCGAGATGGTCTATTCCACCACAGCTTGCGCTTGCGTGCTTCAGATGGCCGCGGCGCCGGGATCTGGCCAGATAGACATCCCCGAAGCGGAACGCATCGCGCGGATGGGATAGAACCGCAATTCCAATGGCGAGCAAAGCCGGCCGCCGGGGCAGTGAAACGCCAGTACCCTTCAGCTAGTGTGCACCACGTCCGCAGTTGGTGCGGAGCCTTATAAAGCTCCGCAACTCGGTATGATGCTTTGCAGCGTCTCCCCACGGAGATAAGAACCGAGTCTTTTACACCGCCCCAATTGCCCGCATTGCCTCAATTGCCTCAGCATCGTAGCCAATTTGGGCGAGCACCTCCGCCGTGTGCTCCCCCAACTGCGGCGGCGCCGAGCGGATCGCACAGGGTGTCTCCGACAGCTTCACCGGGAAACCGATCTGTGGCACCCGTCCCTCCACCGGGTGATCCACATCGGTCAGCATCTCTCGTGCTCGCGCGTGGTCCGTGTGGAGCGCCTCCGCGATCCCAAGCACCGGTCCAAAGGGTATATCAGCGGGCTCCAACTCCGCCACCCATACGTCGCGGCTCTTTGTCAGGAATCTGGCCTGAAGTGCCGCCTTCTGCGCCTGGGCCGCCTGCCCGACTGGCCATTGCTGGTCCCCGAGTTCCGGCACGCCGAAGGCATCGCAGAACCGCCGCCAGAAGTGCTCCTCGATTGCCCCCAGCGCCACAAACCCTCCGCAAGCGCATTCATAAACGTTGTAGCAGGGCGCTTGGCCGATGAAGGGCCGTTCGCCACCTTTCGGTTCGATCCCGGCGAACAGCGTGTCTGCCCCGTGCATCGCTAGCCATGCAATGGCCCCGTCGTGCATGGAGATGTCGACGAATTGCCCCTGCCCGGTGCGGGCGCGAGCTGTCACTGCCGCCAGGATCCCGGTGGTTGCCATCAGCGATCCGCCGCCCATGTCTGCGATTGAGAGTCCCGGCACGATTGGCCCCTCTCCCGCCTTAC harbors:
- a CDS encoding CaiB/BaiF CoA transferase family protein, with product MLKQPSALEGLRVLDLTRLLPGAFATQILADMGADVLKIEHPVGGDYNRSFEPIAKVESGSFLLLNRNKKSLTLNLKTAEGKEVLRQLAADADVLVEGFRPGVMDRLGLSYDDLSEINPRLIYCAISGYGQTGPWRLKPGHDLNYLAEAGALQLFGKAGEGPIVPGLSIADMGGGSLMATTGILAAVTARARTGQGQFVDISMHDGAIAWLAMHGADTLFAGIEPKGGERPFIGQAPCYNVYECACGGFVALGAIEEHFWRRFCDAFGVPELGDQQWPVGQAAQAQKAALQARFLTKSRDVWVAELEPADIPFGPVLGIAEALHTDHARAREMLTDVDHPVEGRVPQIGFPVKLSETPCAIRSAPPQLGEHTAEVLAQIGYDAEAIEAMRAIGAV